Proteins from one Desulfonema limicola genomic window:
- a CDS encoding lysophospholipid acyltransferase family protein encodes MDRKQFWQILKKNFQYQTLKTKPCYIEKIPGAPTFFYYSQVMNVVFNHGIIASRNNYNRNIWTDGAWAMINIAESVGAEVCVSGLENVAEYIGPLVYISNHMSMVDAFFLPGFLLEFNDITFVIKEDLLYYPFFGKVMQAVNPIAVTRKNPREDLKTVLNQGMKKLTEGRSVIVFPQSTRSHIFDASKFNSLGVKLARKAGVPIIPVALKTDFQGYGKYIKDLGKIDPSKTIYIKFGRPLTVTGKGQTAHEHIIKFIAENVRQWGGRVRNVL; translated from the coding sequence ATGGACAGAAAGCAGTTTTGGCAGATATTAAAGAAAAATTTTCAATATCAGACTTTGAAAACAAAACCATGTTATATTGAAAAAATCCCCGGGGCTCCGACTTTTTTCTATTATTCCCAGGTAATGAATGTTGTGTTTAATCATGGAATTATTGCATCACGGAATAATTACAACCGTAATATATGGACTGACGGAGCATGGGCAATGATTAATATTGCAGAATCTGTGGGAGCAGAAGTCTGTGTATCAGGGCTGGAAAATGTTGCAGAATACATAGGTCCCCTGGTTTATATATCCAATCATATGAGTATGGTAGATGCTTTTTTTCTGCCCGGGTTTTTGCTTGAATTTAATGATATTACTTTTGTGATAAAAGAGGATTTGCTTTATTATCCTTTTTTTGGAAAAGTAATGCAGGCTGTTAATCCCATTGCTGTTACCCGTAAAAATCCCCGAGAAGATTTGAAAACCGTGTTAAATCAAGGCATGAAAAAACTTACAGAGGGACGATCTGTTATTGTATTTCCCCAGTCCACCAGAAGCCATATCTTTGATGCTTCAAAATTCAATTCCTTAGGAGTCAAACTTGCCCGTAAAGCAGGGGTTCCCATAATTCCCGTAGCTTTGAAAACAGATTTTCAGGGTTATGGAAAATATATTAAAGATCTGGGAAAAATTGATCCTTCAAAAACCATTTATATAAAATTCGGCAGACCTTTGACTGTAACAGGCAAAGGCCAGACAGCCCATGAACATATTATTAAATTTATTGCAGAAAATGTAAGGCAGTGGGGAGGCAGGGTCAGAAATGTACTATAA
- a CDS encoding cache domain-containing protein: MKHLKFVYAIIFGIVLFVFSISYAYGEEKASALEIVKKVREAAAFLSEAGEPGIAEFQKRESPWVWKDTYIFIHDCQKGTTIAHPIKPGHIGKNNIGIKDVKGNMFFVQGCEAAKDPKGGWIEYWWPKPGEKKPSRKISYMYRIPDMNLDIGAGVYDDTLSIEELKKLLD, encoded by the coding sequence ATGAAACATTTAAAATTTGTTTATGCCATTATATTTGGTATTGTTTTATTTGTTTTTTCAATCTCTTATGCTTATGGAGAAGAAAAAGCAAGCGCTTTGGAGATTGTAAAAAAGGTAAGAGAAGCTGCTGCCTTTCTTTCTGAAGCAGGGGAACCTGGAATTGCTGAATTTCAAAAAAGAGAAAGCCCCTGGGTCTGGAAAGACACATATATTTTTATTCATGACTGTCAAAAAGGCACCACAATAGCCCATCCAATCAAGCCTGGACATATAGGAAAGAATAATATAGGAATAAAAGATGTTAAGGGAAATATGTTTTTTGTTCAAGGGTGTGAAGCAGCAAAAGACCCTAAAGGCGGATGGATAGAATACTGGTGGCCTAAACCAGGAGAAAAAAAACCTTCTAGAAAAATCAGCTATATGTACAGAATTCCTGATATGAATCTTGATATAGGTGCAGGAGTTTATGATGATACCCTTAGTATTGAAGAGCTTAAAAAACTTCTTGATTAA
- a CDS encoding methyl-accepting chemotaxis protein encodes MRVAARVNLLVLAAIILFLISFAVSFYFIQTGNKYYDIQIQISRFENSIQNSVILEKNYLKFFEKHNAEMVLKANDFNIELLNKIMEHSLLKNNNNINELGSLLKKYREVFTSLVQNSNILISTKKDLNSLSEDITLKSDEAAEFIEQAIAMAHIDAEDVEPELNVLAISNKTVLMSMTKAALSVNRDLLLENNEQSFKQIYEKCFKRIKTERKNIQSLCYYRKEQILKDFSQTLNNVVLNFEKNIDSIYEQWKINNSIINEFHKLKEEIVYKNKQIIDWSIKELQAAQKRNYVFNIISFILIIFILAITGGIMGKTIVNPLKNIIQSLSNTSKQIESAASQFSSTSNTLAEGASVQAASVQETSSSLEQMASMTRQNAENSQQAHKLMKNAEQIIKIADTAMNELAGSMEDILKSSEDTYKIIKSIDEIAFQTNLLALNASIEAARAGESGSGFAVVAQEVRNLAMRSTDSAKNTSILIQDTTRKIGYGGELVHKADQAFKDVSQSTVQVGDLVEEIALATDEQARGIEQINLAVSDMDRIVQQNAASAEQSASASQELNNQAAQLTDIVNQLSAMTASSKIAG; translated from the coding sequence ATGAGAGTTGCTGCAAGGGTAAACCTGCTTGTTCTGGCTGCAATTATTCTTTTTCTCATATCATTTGCTGTATCTTTTTATTTTATTCAAACAGGCAATAAATATTATGATATTCAAATTCAAATCAGCAGATTTGAAAACAGCATACAAAATTCTGTAATTCTTGAAAAAAATTATCTGAAATTTTTTGAAAAACATAATGCTGAAATGGTTTTAAAAGCAAATGATTTTAATATTGAGCTGTTAAATAAAATCATGGAACATAGTTTATTAAAAAATAACAATAATATTAATGAACTAGGCAGCTTGCTGAAAAAATATAGGGAGGTTTTTACAAGCCTGGTACAAAACAGCAATATATTAATTTCCACTAAGAAAGATTTAAACTCTTTATCAGAAGATATAACCTTAAAATCTGATGAAGCAGCCGAGTTTATTGAACAAGCTATTGCTATGGCCCATATAGATGCTGAAGATGTTGAGCCTGAATTGAATGTTCTGGCAATTTCAAACAAGACTGTTTTAATGTCAATGACAAAAGCAGCATTATCTGTAAACAGGGACCTTTTGCTTGAAAATAATGAACAATCTTTTAAACAGATATATGAAAAATGTTTCAAAAGAATAAAAACAGAAAGAAAAAATATCCAGTCTCTTTGTTATTATAGAAAAGAACAGATACTTAAAGATTTTTCCCAGACATTGAATAATGTGGTTTTAAATTTTGAAAAAAACATAGACTCCATTTATGAACAATGGAAAATTAATAATTCCATTATAAATGAATTTCATAAATTAAAAGAAGAAATTGTGTATAAAAATAAACAAATAATTGATTGGAGTATAAAAGAGCTGCAGGCTGCTCAAAAGAGGAATTATGTCTTTAACATTATTTCATTTATATTAATAATTTTTATTTTGGCAATAACAGGGGGTATAATGGGAAAAACCATTGTAAATCCTTTGAAAAATATTATACAAAGTCTTTCAAATACTTCTAAACAGATAGAATCTGCTGCTTCACAATTTTCATCAACCAGCAATACACTTGCTGAAGGTGCATCTGTCCAGGCTGCATCTGTTCAGGAAACATCTTCATCCCTTGAACAAATGGCATCAATGACAAGGCAGAATGCAGAAAACTCACAACAAGCCCATAAACTTATGAAAAATGCTGAACAGATTATCAAGATCGCAGATACTGCCATGAATGAACTGGCAGGTTCAATGGAAGATATTTTAAAATCAAGTGAAGATACTTATAAAATAATCAAAAGTATTGATGAGATAGCCTTCCAAACCAACCTGCTGGCTCTTAATGCATCTATTGAAGCAGCAAGAGCAGGAGAAAGCGGTTCTGGATTTGCAGTAGTTGCTCAGGAGGTGAGAAATCTGGCAATGCGGAGTACTGATTCAGCAAAAAATACAAGTATTCTTATTCAAGATACAACCAGGAAAATAGGATATGGCGGGGAGCTGGTACATAAGGCAGATCAGGCATTTAAAGATGTTTCGCAAAGTACTGTTCAGGTTGGAGACCTGGTTGAAGAAATTGCACTGGCAACAGATGAACAGGCCAGGGGGATTGAGCAGATTAATCTTGCTGTCAGTGATATGGACAGGATTGTTCAGCAAAATGCAGCCAGTGCAGAACAATCAGCATCTGCATCACAGGAGCTTAATAATCAGGCTGCCCAGTTAACAGATATTGTTAATCAATTGTCTGCAATGACTGCAAGTTCAAAAATTGCAGGGTGA
- the glyS gene encoding glycine--tRNA ligase subunit beta, with protein MNTLLIEIGSEEIPAGYIEPALNAFSSMIQKKLTDARIGYGRAKIFGTPRRLALEIADVEDIQKSRTSEITGPPEKAGFDEKGNPTIAAEKFAEKAGISVDKIQVKETPKGRYLCAEIIEPAVETVKLLGDALPGIISSIPFPKTMKWGELTVTYTRPIQWIMAMLGTNVIPFTYGDINSSNISFGHRFMHPDPIKLSAPGQYIEALKNAGVIADLDERRDMVAQEIKKTAQELGGKILEDEELVDTVKNLVEYPVVAAGKFDREFLEVPDEVLITAMREHQKYFSVVDDKGKLMPCFVVANNTRAKDMNLVATGHERVLRARLSDAKFFFRGDARTSMETWVEKLKKVLFQAKLGSVHEKVYRVQALAEFLAHEIDPDSELKANASRAAFLCKADLVSQVVIEFTKLQGVMGRIYARLAGEPEEVASAIEEHYRPAYSGGPLPQTKTGAVLAVADKMDSICGCFSAGLIPTGGADPYALRRQGIGILQIMYKKGFSFSLKTLIKKSVEQFSEKSDKDPGATVDAVYEFLKNRISHILADEGFSKDVIAAVADVSVDHVPHVWERIKALEKLKAKPDFESLAAAFKRVVNIIRKSDTGEIPASVDESMFENSSESELYEKFKDITARVKDCLDKGEFEKAILDIASMRNAVDSFFDSVMVMAEDTKLRDNRLALLKKIADMFGTFADFSKITT; from the coding sequence ATGAATACCTTATTAATTGAAATCGGCTCAGAAGAAATCCCGGCAGGTTATATTGAGCCTGCTTTAAACGCCTTTTCATCAATGATACAAAAAAAATTAACTGATGCCCGCATCGGATACGGCAGGGCAAAAATCTTCGGAACCCCCAGAAGGCTTGCACTTGAAATTGCAGATGTGGAAGATATTCAGAAATCCAGGACAAGCGAGATAACAGGACCCCCTGAAAAAGCTGGATTTGACGAAAAAGGCAATCCAACTATTGCAGCAGAAAAATTTGCTGAAAAAGCAGGAATTTCTGTGGATAAGATCCAGGTTAAGGAAACTCCTAAGGGCCGTTATCTTTGTGCTGAAATAATAGAGCCTGCTGTTGAAACTGTCAAACTTTTAGGTGATGCACTTCCAGGTATTATCAGCTCTATTCCATTTCCCAAAACCATGAAATGGGGGGAGCTTACTGTTACTTATACCCGGCCCATTCAATGGATTATGGCAATGCTGGGAACTAATGTTATCCCTTTTACCTATGGTGATATTAACAGCAGCAATATAAGCTTTGGCCACAGGTTTATGCACCCTGACCCCATTAAACTTTCCGCACCTGGTCAATATATTGAAGCTCTTAAAAATGCTGGAGTAATTGCAGACCTGGATGAGCGCAGGGATATGGTGGCACAGGAGATTAAAAAAACGGCACAAGAACTTGGGGGCAAAATCCTTGAAGATGAAGAACTTGTAGATACAGTAAAAAATCTTGTGGAATATCCGGTTGTTGCCGCTGGAAAATTTGACAGGGAATTTCTTGAAGTACCTGACGAGGTTCTTATTACAGCCATGAGAGAGCATCAGAAATATTTCTCTGTTGTTGATGATAAAGGAAAATTAATGCCATGCTTTGTAGTAGCTAACAATACCAGGGCAAAAGACATGAACCTTGTGGCAACAGGTCATGAACGGGTACTTCGTGCAAGATTGTCAGATGCCAAGTTTTTCTTTCGCGGTGATGCCAGGACTTCTATGGAAACATGGGTTGAAAAATTAAAAAAGGTACTTTTTCAGGCAAAACTGGGTTCTGTACATGAGAAAGTGTACCGGGTTCAAGCTCTTGCTGAATTTCTTGCCCATGAAATTGATCCAGATTCAGAATTAAAAGCCAATGCCTCAAGAGCTGCTTTTCTATGCAAGGCCGATCTTGTAAGCCAGGTAGTTATTGAATTTACAAAACTCCAGGGTGTTATGGGCAGAATCTATGCACGGCTTGCAGGAGAACCGGAAGAAGTAGCATCTGCTATTGAAGAACATTACCGGCCTGCATATTCAGGGGGACCTCTTCCTCAAACAAAAACAGGTGCAGTTCTTGCTGTTGCAGATAAAATGGATTCAATCTGCGGCTGTTTCAGTGCAGGACTTATCCCGACAGGCGGGGCAGACCCATATGCACTCCGCCGTCAGGGTATCGGCATACTCCAGATCATGTATAAAAAAGGATTTTCCTTTTCTTTAAAAACACTGATAAAAAAGAGTGTTGAACAATTTTCTGAAAAAAGCGACAAAGACCCTGGCGCAACTGTTGATGCTGTATATGAATTTTTGAAAAACAGGATTTCCCATATTCTTGCTGATGAAGGATTTTCCAAAGATGTTATTGCTGCTGTTGCAGATGTATCAGTAGATCATGTACCCCATGTATGGGAACGAATAAAAGCTCTGGAAAAACTCAAGGCAAAACCTGATTTTGAATCCCTGGCAGCAGCTTTTAAACGGGTAGTCAACATTATAAGAAAAAGTGATACTGGTGAAATACCTGCTTCTGTGGATGAATCCATGTTTGAAAATTCTTCAGAATCAGAACTTTATGAAAAATTTAAAGATATTACAGCCAGGGTAAAAGACTGCCTTGACAAAGGAGAGTTTGAAAAAGCTATTCTTGATATAGCTTCCATGCGAAATGCTGTTGACAGCTTTTTTGACAGTGTAATGGTTATGGCAGAAGATACTAAACTAAGAGACAACCGCCTTGCCCTGTTAAAAAAGATTGCAGATATGTTTGGAACATTTGCAGATTTTTCAAAAATAACAACCTGA
- the glyQ gene encoding glycine--tRNA ligase subunit alpha, with protein sequence MKFQEIILSLNRFWADKGCVLAQPYDMEVGAGTFHPATLLKALGPEPWKVAYVQPSRRPTDGRYGENPNRLQHYYQYQVILKPSPANIQELYLESMKMLGIDSLEHDIRFVEDDWESPTLGASGLGWEVWLDGMEITQFTYFQICGSVELHPISVELTYGLERIAMYLQGINNVFDLQWNDNVTYGNVHHHQEVEQSTYNFEVADVDMLLDFFNKYEAEAKRIIEKNLVLPAYEYCLKCSHTFNLLDARGAISVTERTGYIGRIRNLARACAKEYINQREAMGFPLIKKG encoded by the coding sequence ATGAAATTTCAGGAAATTATTTTATCGTTAAACAGATTCTGGGCAGATAAAGGGTGTGTACTGGCCCAGCCCTATGACATGGAAGTCGGGGCAGGAACCTTTCATCCTGCCACACTTTTAAAAGCCCTGGGGCCAGAGCCGTGGAAAGTGGCTTATGTCCAGCCTTCCCGCAGACCTACTGACGGACGTTATGGAGAAAATCCAAACCGGCTTCAGCATTATTATCAATACCAGGTTATTTTAAAACCTTCCCCTGCAAATATCCAGGAACTTTACCTGGAAAGCATGAAGATGCTTGGAATTGACTCCCTTGAGCATGACATACGTTTTGTTGAAGATGACTGGGAATCCCCCACCCTGGGAGCTTCGGGCCTGGGATGGGAGGTCTGGCTTGATGGAATGGAAATTACCCAGTTTACCTATTTTCAAATATGCGGCAGTGTTGAACTGCATCCCATATCTGTTGAACTGACTTATGGACTGGAACGTATTGCCATGTATCTTCAGGGTATAAACAATGTGTTTGATCTGCAGTGGAATGATAATGTTACATACGGCAATGTCCATCATCATCAGGAAGTAGAGCAGTCCACCTATAATTTCGAGGTTGCAGATGTTGACATGCTGCTGGATTTTTTTAATAAATATGAAGCAGAAGCAAAAAGGATAATTGAAAAGAACCTGGTTCTTCCTGCTTATGAATACTGCCTGAAATGCTCCCATACCTTTAACCTTCTGGATGCCCGCGGTGCTATCAGCGTTACTGAAAGAACAGGTTATATCGGCAGAATAAGAAATCTGGCCCGTGCATGTGCAAAAGAATATATCAATCAGCGGGAAGCCATGGGGTTTCCGTTAATAAAAAAGGGGTAA
- a CDS encoding Uma2 family endonuclease, translated as MQSAVFERSSPILFRTYPVINFSNKELYDLCQINKELKIEKTSQGNLIIMSPAGGETGWRNSEIITALNNWAKKDGSGIVFDSSTGFILPDGSMRSPDAAWVRYERLAMLTQEQKQRFLPLCPDFVIELRSFSDRLDILKEKMLEYINNGARLGWLIDPQNRQIYIYQAETAPVCIDNPDIISGQPLLPGFKFNVSEIWKPCF; from the coding sequence ATGCAAAGTGCCGTATTTGAAAGAAGCTCGCCCATATTATTTAGAACTTATCCGGTTATTAATTTCAGCAATAAGGAGCTATACGATCTCTGCCAGATAAATAAAGAATTAAAAATTGAAAAAACTTCACAGGGAAATTTGATTATCATGTCTCCAGCAGGAGGTGAAACAGGATGGCGCAACAGCGAAATTATAACAGCCCTGAATAACTGGGCTAAAAAAGACGGTTCAGGCATTGTGTTTGATTCATCAACAGGTTTTATCCTTCCTGACGGTTCCATGCGTTCCCCTGATGCAGCATGGGTCAGATATGAAAGACTTGCAATGCTTACTCAGGAGCAAAAACAGAGATTTCTTCCCCTCTGCCCTGACTTTGTTATTGAATTGAGATCATTCAGCGACCGGCTGGATATTCTTAAAGAAAAAATGCTGGAATATATTAATAATGGAGCAAGGCTGGGCTGGCTCATTGATCCCCAGAACCGTCAGATATATATATACCAGGCAGAAACTGCCCCTGTCTGTATTGATAATCCTGATATTATTTCAGGACAGCCCCTTCTGCCTGGTTTTAAATTTAATGTGTCTGAAATCTGGAAACCCTGTTTTTGA
- a CDS encoding galactokinase codes for MSEKLKDFLEAEYIEASAPCRIDMGGTLDISTFYYPLRHLTPCTFNIALNMRTKVCLFPYEPDMVKITSKGFESAEYPLSKAPFNHPLGLMFAIAAYYRAGGVHIDIESSSPPRSALGGSSVAGVALIGAFSTVFDKIGVYRSLYRREIAIIAHAIEECVAGVPCGLQDQLAAAYGGVNAWQWHGRVKEGVFEKDEIIKKSLYPDLEKHLIVAYCGIPHESKNINQQWVNQFISGKNREKWESIIKYTHEFINALKKNNYKDAADAMNRETAIRQEMTPEVIDDIGIDLVNSAIENKCGARFTGAGGGGCLWALGDPENIDTLSREWENILSKRQGACLLDFKIDSQGLTLPIL; via the coding sequence ATGTCTGAAAAATTAAAGGATTTTTTAGAAGCCGAATATATTGAAGCTTCTGCCCCGTGCAGGATTGATATGGGAGGTACTCTTGATATCAGCACATTTTATTACCCCCTTCGTCATCTTACACCCTGCACCTTTAACATTGCACTTAATATGAGAACAAAGGTCTGCCTGTTTCCCTATGAACCTGACATGGTCAAGATCACTTCAAAAGGATTTGAAAGTGCAGAATATCCCCTGAGCAAGGCTCCTTTTAACCATCCCCTTGGACTTATGTTTGCCATTGCAGCCTATTACAGGGCAGGAGGAGTTCATATTGATATTGAATCTTCTTCTCCGCCCCGCAGTGCCCTGGGCGGTTCTTCTGTAGCAGGAGTTGCTCTTATTGGTGCATTTTCAACGGTTTTTGATAAAATAGGGGTATATAGAAGCCTGTACCGCCGTGAAATTGCCATTATTGCCCATGCAATTGAAGAATGTGTTGCAGGGGTACCGTGCGGGCTTCAAGATCAGCTTGCAGCAGCATATGGAGGGGTTAATGCCTGGCAATGGCATGGAAGGGTCAAGGAAGGTGTTTTTGAAAAAGATGAAATTATAAAAAAAAGCTTATACCCAGATCTTGAAAAACATCTTATTGTAGCTTATTGCGGAATTCCCCATGAATCCAAAAACATCAATCAGCAGTGGGTAAATCAATTTATTTCCGGTAAAAACAGGGAAAAATGGGAATCTATTATCAAATATACCCACGAGTTTATAAATGCGTTAAAAAAAAATAATTATAAAGATGCAGCAGATGCCATGAACAGGGAAACAGCTATCCGGCAGGAAATGACACCCGAGGTTATAGATGATATAGGGATAGACCTTGTAAACTCGGCAATAGAAAACAAATGCGGAGCAAGATTTACAGGAGCAGGCGGGGGCGGTTGTCTTTGGGCTTTGGGTGACCCTGAAAATATTGATACACTCAGCAGAGAATGGGAAAATATTCTTTCAAAAAGACAAGGAGCATGTCTGCTTGATTTTAAAATTGATTCACAAGGATTAACTTTGCCAATATTGTAA
- the recO gene encoding DNA repair protein RecO — MSYTTAILLRRTDFGDNDLILTLLTKDWGKTSVIAKSAKKSRKRFAGTLDLFTVSQVLYKKGHGRLPLLQEAVLKHVFLSFRYDICKTAYASYWAELIFLWIEEYENQSDLYELFLYSLDTLDKGCIKDIELNILFQIKFLKLSGLSPVLEHCVKCRLPVDSISEHQIFFDLSRGGIVCKKCRTSDSGLFISKEAVKQLTYIDKNGFSGSGIFEFSQQSLYENQSFLETFIPYHLEKNPRSLKFLQQIRDNIDKKEVLKCLKN, encoded by the coding sequence ATGAGTTACACCACTGCAATATTGCTTCGGCGTACGGATTTTGGCGATAATGATCTGATTTTAACCTTATTAACAAAAGACTGGGGCAAGACTTCTGTTATTGCAAAATCTGCAAAAAAAAGCCGTAAACGTTTTGCTGGTACTCTTGATTTATTTACTGTTTCCCAGGTATTATACAAAAAAGGACATGGCAGACTGCCCCTGCTTCAGGAAGCTGTCTTAAAGCATGTTTTTTTGTCTTTCAGATATGATATTTGCAAAACTGCCTATGCCAGTTACTGGGCAGAACTGATTTTTCTCTGGATAGAAGAATATGAAAATCAATCTGATCTTTATGAGCTTTTTTTATATTCATTAGATACTCTGGATAAAGGCTGTATAAAGGATATTGAATTAAATATCCTGTTTCAAATTAAATTTTTAAAGCTGTCAGGGCTTTCCCCTGTTCTTGAACATTGTGTCAAATGCAGACTTCCTGTTGATTCTATTTCAGAACATCAAATATTTTTTGATCTTTCCAGAGGCGGGATAGTGTGTAAAAAATGCAGAACATCAGATTCAGGACTTTTTATATCAAAAGAAGCGGTTAAACAATTGACATATATAGATAAAAATGGATTTTCAGGATCAGGAATATTTGAATTTTCTCAACAATCCCTTTATGAAAACCAAAGTTTCCTGGAAACCTTTATACCTTATCACCTGGAAAAAAATCCCAGAAGCCTGAAATTTCTTCAGCAGATAAGAGATAATATTGACAAAAAGGAGGTGTTAAAATGTCTGAAAAATTAA
- a CDS encoding peptidylprolyl isomerase, whose product MNIKKTADCIGYCLICFCLLSTPCLFTIKKAQAEIVDRIVAVVNDDIISLFELNSIFLPYAEKVKSLDYSPEQKKEMLFKVREDIINQLIDQKLTDQEIRQARISVSKAEIDNSIERIKESNYYTDEDLAAALKREGYTLEDYRERLKEQILRSKLVNLEVKSKIIITKEDIKAYYDSHAEEFQGEKKYHLKNILMTVPSFASEQEKLDIKKRMELIREQIKAGKSFEAMAKKYSQSSLASEGGDLGTFSYKDIAPKLQLVLDGLAQGDITPVLDTEQGFQIFYIQEFIKERKKTLQEAEPEIEEKLFNEIVNKKFKSWLSNLRNRSHIKIVR is encoded by the coding sequence ATGAATATAAAAAAAACAGCAGACTGTATTGGGTATTGTCTTATATGTTTTTGTCTTTTAAGTACCCCTTGTCTATTTACCATAAAAAAAGCGCAGGCTGAAATTGTTGATCGTATTGTTGCAGTTGTTAATGATGATATAATTTCTCTATTTGAATTAAACAGTATATTTCTTCCCTATGCTGAAAAAGTTAAAAGCCTTGATTACAGCCCTGAACAAAAAAAGGAAATGCTTTTTAAGGTTCGGGAAGATATAATAAATCAGCTTATAGATCAAAAACTGACTGACCAGGAAATAAGGCAGGCCAGGATTTCTGTGAGTAAGGCTGAGATAGATAACAGCATTGAACGGATTAAAGAATCCAATTATTATACTGATGAAGATTTAGCTGCAGCACTTAAAAGAGAAGGATATACACTTGAAGATTATCGGGAGCGCCTTAAAGAACAGATATTAAGAAGCAAGCTTGTAAACCTTGAGGTAAAATCCAAGATAATTATAACAAAGGAAGATATTAAAGCTTATTATGACAGCCATGCAGAGGAATTTCAGGGTGAAAAAAAGTACCATTTAAAAAATATCTTGATGACTGTTCCTTCTTTTGCCAGTGAACAGGAAAAGCTTGATATAAAAAAACGCATGGAATTAATTAGGGAACAAATTAAAGCAGGAAAATCTTTCGAGGCAATGGCAAAAAAATATTCTCAGTCCTCTCTTGCATCAGAAGGCGGTGATCTGGGAACATTTTCTTATAAAGACATTGCTCCTAAACTGCAGTTGGTTTTAGACGGTCTGGCTCAGGGTGATATAACACCAGTATTGGACACTGAACAGGGATTCCAGATTTTTTATATTCAGGAATTTATAAAAGAGCGTAAAAAAACACTGCAGGAAGCTGAACCTGAGATTGAAGAAAAATTGTTTAATGAAATTGTTAATAAAAAATTTAAATCCTGGTTAAGCAATCTGCGTAATCGATCCCATATCAAAATTGTCAGGTAA
- a CDS encoding SurA N-terminal domain-containing protein has translation MKIKYLFLFFIFLFFFAGCTEKKTEEEKPYLIRAGSSVITVQEFKRAFELSKTAYAYDMVNDPEFLQKARVQFLDQICERLILMERARELGINISALELKSAVADITDGYPQEEFEQELLESMISYHDWEQEVKARLVMEKVIAKDLTSSITISADEIADYKKKHNKKSKAKKENIDKSITDLLKREKTETAYKSWLDKLQEKYRLEINETDWKKITSES, from the coding sequence TTGAAGATAAAATATTTATTTTTATTCTTTATTTTTCTTTTCTTCTTTGCAGGATGTACTGAAAAAAAAACTGAAGAAGAAAAACCATATTTAATCAGAGCCGGCAGTTCTGTTATTACTGTGCAGGAGTTTAAAAGAGCCTTTGAACTCAGCAAGACAGCATATGCTTATGATATGGTTAATGATCCTGAATTTTTACAAAAAGCCAGGGTGCAGTTTCTGGATCAGATTTGCGAACGGCTGATACTGATGGAAAGAGCCAGGGAACTGGGAATAAATATTTCAGCTTTAGAACTTAAATCTGCAGTTGCAGATATAACAGATGGTTATCCTCAAGAAGAATTTGAACAAGAACTGCTTGAATCAATGATATCTTACCATGACTGGGAACAGGAAGTTAAGGCAAGACTGGTCATGGAAAAGGTAATTGCAAAGGATCTGACATCCAGTATTACTATCAGTGCTGATGAAATAGCAGATTACAAGAAGAAGCATAATAAAAAGTCAAAAGCAAAAAAGGAGAATATTGATAAAAGTATCACAGATTTATTAAAAAGAGAAAAAACTGAAACAGCTTACAAATCCTGGTTAGATAAACTTCAGGAAAAATACAGACTGGAAATAAATGAAACAGACTGGAAAAAGATAACATCTGAAAGTTAA